The following are encoded in a window of uncultured Pseudomonas sp. genomic DNA:
- a CDS encoding Hpt domain-containing protein yields MGDRHDYVALEWVKGEIAETLKQARQALEAFVENPQDATRMRFCQTYVHQVLGTLQMVEFFGAALLAEEMEQLAGALIDGRVSNQGEALEVLMQSILQLPVYLDRIQTARRDLPMVVLPLLNDLRSARGEKLLSETSLFAPDMSGRNAALSNESIAQLSTAELPGLLRKLRQMLQMALVGVLRNQDLPTNLGYMARVFARLENLCKDSPLGPLWQIASGVVEGLANGSVANGSSVRTLLRQVDKELKRLLEQGADGLNQPAPDELSKNLLFYVAKSTAQSPRVRSLKEQYRLNDALPDNDVVDEERARLAGPDRDAMRSVVAALCEELVRVKDSLDLFVRSDRTQVADLDALAAPLKQIADTLAVLGFAQPRKVIVDQLDVINGLAKGQGEPSDAVLMDVAGALLYVEATLAGMVGPAQDDSREESHLPTTDVAQIHQLVIKEARNGLEQAKDAIIEFIASQWNHEHLARVPELLTQVRGGLAMIPLQRAADLLNACNRYIQEQLLARKAVPNWQHLDTLADAITSVEYYLERLTEDHASQGDMILDVAEESLESLGYPLKEKPSILDRIEPPAETFAPLADPLDDMEVLSAEPEPADEIELSLEPLLDEPLNLELAEDLSAEFADLDSSEVQAPSAGPELIDFTSDLSEAEPLPLADMQQEPLVADEELQLSSFELDESGSPVHWDEDELAALELPEVDLPSAPLTAELAQPDAEKTVSMADVMAAPVQAINPPAHDVPPSLLPPPADEEPIDEELMEVFIEEVGEVLETIAEYFPQWCADTDNKDALSEIRRAFHTLKGSGRMVRALVIGELGWSIENLLNRVLDRSIQPAAEVQQVIADVVALMPALVDEFANKAQRQRDDVDLLAATAHALAKGRSLPKPEAPVEQVAEPEGLPTATAESHNDEGLDPQLLEIFRNEAEMHLDTLVSFLADCAQELPQPVTDDLQRALHTLKGSASMAGILPVAEIASPLEKLVKEFKANLIPMDLAEAELLSSAEKLFRLGLEQLESQPLGVLPGAAEFLERVQKLHGERLEHAENSRENGQGEKRDPQMISIFLAEGMDILLDAEALLRGWREHPTERQELNSLLDELTTLGRGAEMAELPQIDELCEALLDLYGAVEEGRLAVSERFFSEAEQAHEALIGMMDQVAAGLQVSAAPERVNALRSLQMEALDPNTLSLLSNDGASGIEIVELADATAALDALSQDDAQVEAASEAPPASLYESLDEEMVSIFLEEAVDILESAGQALDRWVADPDNKAALSSLQRDLHTLKGGARMAEIRPIGDLAHELESLYEGLVDRRYSASPGLATLLQQSHDSLAQLLEKLQARAMMHAPQALIDAIRSFRQSGGQNLPLSTATPEPVAEAEAEAEAEAEAEAEAEAEAEAEAEVVPMFELLDLAEPEPAVDQEVEVSVLADGAQEPLEDEALELSVVECDEPSLAEPAPAAEIQRPDAPDSKPEPAAAAGGLDEERDQELVEIFLEEGFDIIDSAGAALQRWMDDVNNSLELESLQRDLHTLKGGARMAEIREIGDLAHELEFLYEGLGDGRLRASPDLFGLLQTCHDSLAEMLEAVRDKRGVPSGDALIATIKGFRANPDEQLSMPSAVALKAADAQPDEGETDILDIFLEEADDLLEAMEVAIGRWEADREDGSAIDDMLRILHTLKGGARLAGQKRLGDQSHDLEQHLTEAQAQGAPWPQSVFVDVQSGFEGLQQELDVLRQRLHDSLVDEATATPALTPAAEHAARMPELSSPIVAASAMPAQELMAKVLPFVRRAEEAAQEAASRRAPQELVKVPAELLEGLVNLAGETSIFRGRVEQQVSDFGFTLSEMEATIDRVRDQLRRLDTETQAQILSRIEAEAERMGYEDFDPLEMDRHSQLQQLSRALFESASDLLDLKETLAARNRDAETLLLQQARVNSELQEGLMRTRMVPFDRLVPRLRRIVRQISAELGKQVEFVVGNADGEMDRTVLERIVAPLEHMLRNAVDHGIEAVEVRRAAGKPEQGSIRLALGREGGDIVMTLADDGGGIRLEAVKRKAIERGLMDADSDLTDYEVLQFILEAGFSTAEKITQISGRGVGMDVVHSEVKQLGGSMSIESLPGTGTTFTIRLPFTVSVNRALMVLSGEDLYAIPLNTIEGIVRVSPYELEAYYAPDAPRFEYAGQSYELRYLGDLLNNGQQPKLVGQSLPLPVILVRSKEHAVAVQVDSLAGSREIVVKSLGPQFAGVHGISGATILGDGRVVVILDLLATIRVLHAHLLTQLQPRQLKQSASAAEIEADRPTLVMVVDDSVTVRKVTSRLLERNGMNVLTAKDGVDAISQLQERKPDIMLLDIEMPRMDGFEVATLVRHDDGLKDLPIIMITSRTGEKHRERAMSIGVNEYLGKPYQETLLLETIQQLVGRHPVNRT; encoded by the coding sequence ATGGGTGATCGGCACGATTATGTCGCCCTGGAATGGGTTAAGGGCGAGATCGCGGAAACCCTGAAGCAGGCGCGTCAGGCCTTGGAGGCGTTCGTTGAGAACCCCCAGGACGCTACGCGTATGCGTTTCTGCCAGACCTATGTGCACCAGGTACTGGGCACCTTGCAGATGGTCGAGTTTTTCGGCGCGGCACTGCTGGCTGAGGAAATGGAGCAGCTGGCCGGTGCGCTGATCGACGGCCGGGTGAGCAATCAGGGTGAAGCCCTGGAAGTGCTGATGCAGTCGATTCTGCAGCTGCCGGTTTACCTCGACCGTATCCAAACTGCCCGCCGCGACTTGCCGATGGTCGTGCTGCCACTGCTCAACGATCTGCGCTCTGCACGCGGGGAAAAACTACTTTCGGAAACTAGCCTGTTTGCCCCGGATATGTCCGGGCGCAACGCCGCGCTGTCCAATGAGTCTATCGCGCAGCTAAGTACTGCTGAGCTGCCAGGGCTGCTGCGTAAGCTGCGGCAGATGCTGCAGATGGCTTTGGTTGGGGTGCTGCGCAATCAAGACCTGCCGACCAACCTGGGCTATATGGCACGAGTCTTCGCGCGCCTGGAAAATCTGTGTAAGGACTCGCCTCTTGGTCCGCTTTGGCAAATCGCCTCGGGTGTGGTCGAAGGCCTGGCCAATGGCAGCGTGGCCAACGGCTCGTCGGTGCGTACGCTGTTGCGTCAGGTGGATAAAGAACTCAAGCGCCTGCTTGAACAGGGTGCCGATGGCCTGAATCAGCCGGCGCCCGATGAGTTGAGCAAGAACCTGTTGTTCTATGTGGCGAAATCCACGGCCCAGTCGCCGCGGGTGCGCAGCCTCAAAGAGCAATACCGCCTCAACGATGCGCTGCCGGATAACGATGTTGTCGACGAAGAACGTGCCCGCCTGGCTGGCCCCGACCGCGACGCCATGCGCTCGGTGGTTGCCGCGCTCTGTGAAGAGTTGGTTCGTGTCAAAGACAGCCTTGATCTATTTGTACGCAGCGACCGCACACAGGTTGCTGACCTGGACGCGCTTGCCGCGCCACTGAAGCAGATTGCCGACACCCTGGCGGTGCTGGGCTTTGCCCAGCCGCGCAAAGTCATCGTCGACCAACTCGATGTGATCAACGGTCTGGCGAAGGGCCAGGGCGAACCCAGCGATGCGGTACTGATGGATGTCGCCGGTGCTCTGCTGTATGTCGAGGCTACCCTGGCTGGCATGGTGGGTCCCGCGCAGGATGACAGCCGCGAAGAAAGCCATCTGCCGACCACCGACGTGGCGCAGATTCACCAGTTGGTGATCAAAGAAGCGCGTAATGGCCTGGAGCAGGCCAAAGACGCAATCATCGAATTTATTGCCTCGCAGTGGAATCACGAGCACCTGGCCCGTGTGCCTGAGTTACTGACTCAGGTGCGTGGCGGCCTGGCAATGATTCCGCTGCAGCGCGCCGCCGACCTGCTCAACGCGTGCAACCGCTATATCCAGGAACAACTGCTGGCGCGCAAGGCTGTACCTAACTGGCAGCACCTCGACACCCTGGCGGACGCCATCACCAGCGTGGAGTACTACCTTGAGCGTTTGACTGAGGACCATGCGAGCCAGGGCGACATGATTCTCGATGTGGCCGAGGAAAGCCTGGAAAGCCTGGGCTATCCGCTGAAAGAAAAGCCGTCGATTCTTGACCGTATTGAGCCGCCAGCAGAGACCTTCGCGCCATTGGCCGATCCGCTGGACGATATGGAAGTACTGAGTGCCGAACCAGAGCCTGCGGACGAAATCGAGCTGAGTCTCGAGCCGCTGCTCGACGAGCCACTTAACCTGGAGCTGGCGGAAGATTTGAGCGCCGAGTTTGCCGATCTGGATTCGTCCGAGGTGCAAGCACCGTCGGCTGGGCCTGAGCTGATCGATTTCACGAGTGACCTAAGCGAAGCCGAGCCATTGCCACTGGCCGACATGCAGCAGGAACCGCTGGTTGCCGACGAAGAGCTGCAACTCAGCAGCTTTGAGCTGGATGAAAGCGGCAGCCCTGTGCATTGGGATGAAGACGAGCTGGCCGCGCTTGAGCTGCCCGAGGTTGACCTGCCAAGTGCGCCGCTAACTGCAGAGCTGGCGCAGCCTGACGCCGAGAAGACTGTGTCGATGGCCGATGTTATGGCCGCGCCAGTGCAGGCGATCAATCCTCCCGCGCACGATGTTCCACCAAGCCTGCTACCGCCACCGGCCGATGAAGAGCCGATTGATGAAGAGCTCATGGAGGTCTTTATCGAGGAGGTGGGCGAAGTCCTCGAAACCATCGCGGAGTATTTCCCGCAGTGGTGCGCTGACACGGACAACAAAGATGCCCTGAGCGAAATCCGCCGCGCCTTCCACACCCTCAAGGGCAGTGGGCGGATGGTTCGCGCCTTGGTAATCGGTGAGTTGGGCTGGTCAATTGAAAACCTGCTCAACCGCGTGCTCGATCGCAGCATTCAGCCCGCTGCCGAGGTGCAGCAGGTGATCGCCGATGTGGTCGCCCTGATGCCGGCGCTGGTCGATGAATTTGCCAATAAGGCGCAGCGCCAGCGTGATGATGTCGATCTTCTGGCTGCGACGGCCCACGCCCTGGCCAAAGGTCGAAGCCTCCCAAAACCTGAAGCCCCGGTTGAGCAGGTAGCTGAACCCGAGGGTCTGCCAACTGCTACCGCCGAGAGCCACAACGACGAAGGCCTGGATCCGCAGTTACTGGAAATCTTCCGTAACGAAGCGGAGATGCACCTCGATACACTGGTCAGCTTCCTGGCTGACTGTGCCCAGGAATTGCCGCAGCCTGTTACCGATGACCTGCAGCGGGCCTTGCACACCCTCAAAGGCAGCGCCTCGATGGCAGGCATTCTGCCGGTAGCTGAAATTGCCTCGCCCTTGGAGAAACTGGTTAAGGAATTCAAAGCCAACCTGATCCCCATGGATCTGGCAGAGGCGGAGTTGCTAAGCAGTGCCGAGAAACTATTCCGCCTCGGCCTTGAGCAGCTGGAAAGTCAGCCACTGGGCGTGCTGCCAGGTGCCGCCGAGTTTCTTGAGCGCGTGCAGAAATTGCATGGCGAGCGGCTCGAGCATGCAGAAAACAGCCGTGAGAACGGGCAGGGTGAAAAGCGCGATCCGCAGATGATCAGCATCTTCCTGGCCGAAGGCATGGATATTCTGCTGGATGCCGAAGCGCTGCTGCGCGGTTGGCGCGAGCACCCGACCGAGCGCCAGGAACTCAACTCCCTGCTGGACGAGTTGACCACCCTCGGCCGCGGCGCCGAGATGGCCGAGTTGCCGCAGATCGACGAACTCTGCGAAGCCTTACTCGACCTCTATGGTGCGGTTGAAGAGGGCCGGCTGGCGGTGAGCGAGCGCTTCTTCAGCGAAGCCGAACAGGCTCACGAAGCCCTGATTGGCATGATGGATCAGGTCGCCGCTGGCCTTCAGGTCAGCGCTGCTCCTGAGCGCGTGAACGCACTGCGCAGCTTGCAGATGGAAGCGCTGGACCCTAATACCCTGTCGCTGCTGTCCAACGACGGCGCATCTGGTATCGAGATTGTCGAGCTGGCTGATGCCACTGCTGCGCTTGACGCACTCAGCCAGGATGACGCGCAGGTCGAAGCCGCCAGCGAAGCGCCGCCTGCTTCGCTCTACGAGTCGCTCGATGAGGAAATGGTGTCGATCTTCCTCGAAGAGGCGGTCGATATCCTGGAAAGTGCCGGCCAGGCGCTGGATCGCTGGGTGGCCGACCCGGATAACAAAGCCGCACTGTCATCGTTGCAGCGTGATCTGCACACCCTCAAGGGTGGCGCGCGTATGGCCGAAATTCGCCCGATTGGCGACCTCGCCCATGAACTCGAATCATTATACGAAGGCCTGGTGGATCGCCGTTACAGCGCCTCGCCAGGCTTGGCGACGCTGTTGCAGCAAAGCCATGACAGCCTGGCGCAACTGCTGGAGAAGTTGCAGGCGCGCGCCATGATGCACGCCCCGCAAGCGTTGATTGACGCCATTCGCAGTTTCCGCCAAAGCGGTGGGCAAAACTTGCCGTTAAGCACCGCGACCCCAGAGCCTGTTGCCGAAGCCGAAGCCGAAGCCGAAGCCGAAGCCGAAGCCGAAGCCGAAGCCGAAGCCGAAGCCGAAGCCGAAGCCGAAGTCGTGCCAATGTTCGAGTTACTCGATTTGGCAGAGCCTGAGCCTGCGGTAGACCAAGAAGTCGAGGTTTCTGTCCTTGCAGATGGGGCGCAGGAGCCGCTGGAAGACGAAGCGCTCGAACTGTCGGTTGTTGAATGTGACGAGCCCTCTCTGGCTGAGCCTGCACCTGCAGCCGAGATCCAGCGTCCAGACGCCCCAGACAGTAAACCCGAGCCGGCTGCTGCGGCTGGGGGGCTTGATGAGGAGCGCGATCAGGAGCTGGTGGAGATTTTCCTTGAGGAAGGTTTCGACATCATCGACAGCGCCGGTGCGGCGCTGCAACGCTGGATGGACGACGTCAATAACAGCCTCGAACTGGAATCGCTGCAGCGTGATTTGCACACCCTCAAGGGTGGCGCACGTATGGCCGAAATTCGCGAGATTGGTGATCTGGCGCACGAACTGGAGTTCCTCTACGAAGGCCTCGGCGATGGCCGTTTGCGCGCCAGCCCAGACCTGTTCGGCCTGCTCCAGACCTGTCACGACAGCCTGGCGGAGATGCTGGAGGCCGTTCGCGACAAGCGCGGCGTGCCGAGCGGCGATGCGCTGATCGCAACCATCAAGGGTTTTCGCGCTAACCCGGATGAGCAGCTGAGCATGCCTTCGGCGGTTGCCCTTAAGGCCGCCGACGCTCAGCCCGATGAAGGCGAGACGGATATCCTCGATATCTTCCTCGAAGAGGCTGACGACCTGCTGGAGGCCATGGAGGTTGCGATCGGCCGTTGGGAGGCTGATCGTGAAGACGGCAGCGCCATCGACGATATGCTGCGCATCCTGCATACCCTTAAGGGGGGCGCGCGTCTGGCTGGGCAGAAGCGACTGGGCGACCAGAGCCATGACCTCGAGCAGCACCTGACTGAAGCTCAAGCCCAAGGCGCGCCTTGGCCGCAGAGTGTGTTTGTCGATGTGCAGTCGGGCTTTGAAGGGTTGCAGCAAGAGCTCGACGTGCTGCGTCAGCGTCTGCACGACAGCCTGGTCGACGAGGCGACGGCTACGCCAGCGCTTACGCCCGCTGCCGAGCACGCCGCGCGTATGCCAGAGCTGAGTTCGCCGATCGTCGCGGCCAGTGCCATGCCGGCGCAGGAGCTGATGGCCAAGGTCTTGCCGTTCGTTAGACGCGCCGAAGAGGCGGCGCAGGAAGCCGCTTCGCGCCGTGCGCCGCAGGAGCTGGTCAAGGTGCCTGCCGAATTGCTCGAGGGCCTGGTTAACCTGGCCGGTGAGACCTCGATTTTCCGTGGCCGTGTCGAACAACAGGTGAGTGACTTTGGTTTCACCCTGAGTGAGATGGAAGCCACCATCGACCGCGTGCGTGATCAGCTGCGCCGCCTCGATACCGAAACCCAAGCGCAGATTCTTAGCCGCATCGAGGCGGAAGCCGAGCGTATGGGGTATGAAGACTTCGACCCCTTGGAGATGGACCGTCATTCACAGTTGCAGCAGCTGTCGCGCGCACTGTTCGAATCCGCCTCCGACCTGCTCGATCTAAAGGAAACCCTGGCCGCGCGTAACCGCGATGCGGAAACCCTGCTGCTGCAACAGGCGCGGGTCAACTCCGAGCTGCAGGAAGGTCTGATGCGTACGCGCATGGTGCCATTTGACCGCCTGGTGCCGCGCCTGCGCCGCATCGTGCGGCAGATTTCCGCTGAGCTGGGCAAGCAAGTCGAGTTTGTCGTCGGCAACGCCGATGGCGAGATGGACCGTACCGTACTCGAACGTATCGTCGCGCCGCTGGAGCACATGCTGCGTAACGCCGTCGACCACGGCATCGAAGCGGTCGAGGTGCGCCGTGCGGCCGGTAAGCCGGAGCAGGGCAGCATTCGCCTGGCGCTCGGTCGCGAGGGTGGCGATATCGTCATGACGCTGGCGGACGACGGCGGCGGCATCCGTCTGGAGGCGGTCAAACGCAAAGCCATTGAGCGCGGCCTGATGGACGCCGATTCCGACCTGACTGACTACGAAGTGCTGCAGTTTATTCTTGAAGCCGGCTTCTCTACGGCTGAGAAAATCACGCAGATTTCCGGTCGTGGTGTGGGCATGGACGTGGTGCATTCGGAAGTGAAGCAGCTCGGTGGCTCGATGAGCATCGAGTCGCTGCCGGGTACCGGCACTACCTTCACCATTCGCCTGCCGTTCACCGTGTCGGTCAACCGTGCGCTGATGGTGCTCTCCGGTGAAGACTTGTACGCCATTCCGTTGAACACCATCGAAGGTATCGTGCGGGTATCGCCGTATGAGCTTGAGGCCTATTACGCGCCGGATGCGCCGCGCTTTGAGTACGCCGGGCAGAGCTATGAGCTGCGCTACCTGGGTGACCTGTTGAACAACGGTCAGCAGCCCAAGCTGGTCGGGCAGAGCCTGCCGCTACCGGTGATTCTGGTGCGCTCCAAGGAGCACGCCGTGGCCGTGCAGGTCGACTCCCTGGCCGGCTCACGCGAGATCGTGGTGAAGAGCCTTGGCCCGCAGTTCGCTGGTGTGCACGGGATCTCCGGTGCAACCATTCTCGGTGACGGCCGCGTGGTGGTAATTCTTGATCTGCTGGCGACTATTCGGGTGTTGCACGCGCATCTGCTTACCCAGTTGCAGCCGCGCCAGCTTAAACAATCAGCCAGCGCCGCCGAGATTGAGGCGGATCGGCCGACCCTGGTCATGGTGGTCGATGATTCGGTCACCGTGCGCAAGGTCACCAGTCGCCTGCTGGAACGTAACGGGATGAACGTATTGACCGCCAAAGACGGCGTCGATGCCATCTCCCAGCTGCAGGAGCGCAAGCCCGACATCATGCTGCTGGATATTGAAATGCCGCGTATGGATGGTTTCGAAGTGGCAACCCTGGTGCGCCACGATGATGGCCTGAAAGACCTGCCGATCATCATGATCACCTCGCGTACCGGTGAGAAGCACCGTGAGCGGGCCATGAGTATCGGTGTCAACGAGTACCTGGGTAAGCCTTATCAGGAGACCTTGTTGCTCGAGACTATTCAGCAACTGGTGGGTCGCCACCCGGTAAACCGCACATGA
- a CDS encoding 16S rRNA (uracil(1498)-N(3))-methyltransferase — protein MRLSRFFIDAPLSLGQHELPEAQAHYIGRVLRHAVGDPVQLFDGSGQEYLGELIEVGKKNVRVELRETFTGQAQSPLQIHLGQGLSRGERMDWAIQKATELGANEISLIVSERCEVRLKDERADKRMAHWRQVAISACEQCGRSVLPIIYPPISLNEWLLQTSAELKLVLHPVAEPWASHPQPKSLAFLIGPEGGLSDNEVALAKQHDFHAARLGPRVLRTETAPVVALSVAQQLWGDF, from the coding sequence ATGCGCCTATCCCGATTCTTTATCGATGCCCCCCTGTCCCTCGGCCAGCACGAGCTGCCGGAAGCCCAGGCCCACTACATCGGCCGCGTGCTGCGCCATGCCGTAGGCGACCCGGTGCAACTGTTCGATGGCAGTGGCCAGGAGTACCTGGGCGAGTTGATTGAAGTGGGCAAGAAGAACGTGCGCGTCGAGTTGCGCGAAACCTTCACCGGCCAGGCTCAATCACCCTTGCAGATTCATCTCGGCCAGGGCCTGTCGCGCGGTGAGCGGATGGACTGGGCGATTCAGAAAGCCACCGAATTGGGGGCTAACGAGATCAGCCTGATTGTCAGCGAGCGCTGCGAAGTACGCCTCAAAGATGAGCGCGCCGACAAGCGCATGGCGCACTGGCGGCAAGTAGCTATCAGCGCCTGTGAGCAATGTGGGCGCTCGGTGCTGCCGATCATTTATCCGCCGATCAGCCTCAATGAGTGGCTGCTGCAGACTAGCGCCGAATTGAAGCTGGTATTGCACCCGGTTGCCGAGCCCTGGGCCAGCCACCCGCAGCCTAAGTCCCTGGCCTTCTTGATCGGCCCGGAGGGCGGCCTCAGCGACAATGAAGTGGCTCTGGCCAAGCAGCACGACTTCCATGCCGCACGCCTCGGCCCGCGAGTGTTGCGCACCGAAACCGCGCCGGTGGTGGCGTTGAGTGTCGCTCAGCAGCTGTGGGGCGATTTCTGA
- a CDS encoding chemotaxis protein CheW yields the protein MSQAVATQNSVTSLTGLLMPLTDRTLLLPNVAVAELIPYRAPQASEGMPNWFLGQIAWRDLRLPLLSFEAASDGQATVSSGSRVAVINALGGRPAVKFIAVLVQGIPRSIKVGAELVRADVGLSPLELDAVQFGEAVLKIPDLLGLEQKLADAGLI from the coding sequence ATGAGCCAAGCCGTTGCCACGCAGAACAGCGTTACTAGCCTGACCGGCCTGTTGATGCCGTTGACTGACCGTACTCTGTTATTGCCCAACGTGGCGGTCGCCGAGCTGATTCCTTACCGTGCGCCGCAGGCCAGTGAAGGCATGCCTAACTGGTTTCTCGGGCAGATTGCCTGGCGTGATCTACGCCTGCCGCTGTTGTCGTTCGAGGCGGCTTCGGATGGCCAGGCGACGGTCAGCTCTGGCTCTCGGGTGGCGGTGATCAATGCCTTGGGCGGGCGTCCAGCGGTCAAATTTATTGCCGTGCTGGTGCAAGGTATTCCACGCTCGATCAAGGTCGGCGCCGAGCTGGTGCGTGCTGATGTCGGGTTGTCGCCACTGGAGCTGGATGCGGTGCAATTTGGCGAAGCCGTGTTGAAGATTCCGGATCTGCTTGGCTTGGAGCAGAAACTGGCGGACGCCGGACTGATCTAA
- a CDS encoding chemotaxis protein CheB produces MSEKTAARIAVIADTSLQRHVLQQALTGSGYKVVMNSDPARLDQETLSACETDLWLVDLAQSDDSPLIDNLMENALVPVLFGEGHAPERHSENYPRWERRLFGKLKKLVGDPSQAVGQSLEALLADAQRPSRLDLPAVLADTPLVAGEPARQVWLLAASLGGPAAVKAFLDALPGGLPVGFVYAQHIDASFESTLPQAVGRHSQWHVNLARHGDALRCGEVVVVPISHELGFDDQGQMHIAERGWPEPYSPSIDQMMLNLAQHFGALSGVIAFSGMGSDGSAAAAYVLRQGGLIWTQRGDSCACPSMPDSLREAGYSSYSGDPRELATALVNHLAEQCR; encoded by the coding sequence ATGAGTGAGAAAACTGCAGCCCGCATTGCGGTGATTGCCGACACCTCATTGCAGCGTCATGTGCTGCAGCAAGCGCTGACGGGCAGTGGCTATAAGGTGGTGATGAACAGCGACCCGGCACGCCTTGACCAGGAAACCCTGAGCGCTTGCGAGACTGATTTGTGGCTGGTTGATCTGGCCCAGTCGGATGACTCGCCGCTGATTGATAACCTGATGGAAAATGCCCTAGTACCCGTGTTGTTTGGCGAAGGCCACGCGCCTGAGCGTCACTCGGAGAACTACCCACGCTGGGAGCGGCGACTGTTTGGCAAGCTGAAGAAGCTGGTCGGCGACCCGTCGCAAGCCGTAGGTCAGAGCCTGGAAGCCTTGCTGGCAGACGCGCAGCGGCCGTCGCGTCTGGATTTGCCGGCCGTGCTAGCGGATACCCCGCTGGTTGCAGGGGAGCCGGCCCGCCAAGTCTGGTTGTTGGCGGCTTCCTTGGGGGGGCCGGCGGCGGTGAAGGCTTTTCTCGATGCCTTGCCCGGTGGTTTGCCGGTGGGCTTTGTCTACGCCCAGCATATTGATGCCAGTTTTGAGAGCACGCTGCCGCAGGCGGTGGGCCGCCACAGCCAATGGCATGTCAATCTGGCGCGCCACGGTGATGCGTTGCGCTGTGGTGAAGTGGTGGTGGTGCCGATCAGTCACGAGCTGGGCTTCGACGATCAAGGCCAGATGCACATAGCCGAACGCGGTTGGCCGGAACCCTACAGCCCGTCGATTGATCAGATGATGCTCAACCTGGCCCAGCATTTCGGCGCGCTGAGCGGCGTCATTGCCTTCAGCGGTATGGGCAGCGACGGCAGTGCAGCGGCCGCTTATGTGCTCCGCCAGGGAGGCCTGATCTGGACCCAGCGCGGCGACAGCTGCGCGTGCCCGAGCATGCCAGACAGTCTGCGTGAAGCGGGCTACAGCAGCTACAGCGGTGACCCACGCGAGCTGGCCACCGCCCTGGTCAACCACTTGGCCGAGCAGTGCCGTTAA
- a CDS encoding adenosylmethionine--8-amino-7-oxononanoate transaminase, translated as MSLNDQWMQRDLKVLWHPCTQMKDHEQLPLVPIKRGEGVWLEDFDGKRYIDAVSSWWVNVFGHANPRINQRIKDQVDQLEHVILAGFSHQPVIELSERLVKMTPAGLDRVFYADNGSSCIEVALKMSFHYWLNVGKPAKKRFVTLSNSYHGETIAAMSVGDVALFTDTYKALLLDTIKVPSPDCYHRPEGVSWEAHSRVMFAHMEQTLAEHGHEVAAVIVEPLIQGAGGMRMYHPIYLKLLREACDRYGVHLIHDEIAVGFGRTGTMFACEQAGIRPDFLCLSKALTGGYLPLAACVTTDEVYQAFYDDYSTLRAFLHSHSYTGNPLACAAALATLDIFEQDNVIEANKALAARMASATAHLADHPHVAEVRQTGMALAIEMVQDKASKTAYPWQERRGLKVFQHALERGALLRPLGSVVYFLPPYVITPEQIDFLAEVATEGIDIATRTSVSVAMGNSNYPGFRDPG; from the coding sequence ATGAGCCTGAATGACCAGTGGATGCAACGTGACCTGAAGGTGCTGTGGCACCCCTGCACGCAAATGAAGGATCACGAGCAGTTACCTCTGGTGCCAATCAAGCGCGGCGAAGGCGTTTGGCTGGAAGACTTCGACGGCAAGCGCTATATCGACGCCGTCAGCTCCTGGTGGGTCAACGTGTTCGGTCACGCCAACCCGCGCATCAACCAGCGCATCAAGGACCAGGTCGACCAGCTGGAGCACGTGATTCTTGCCGGCTTTAGCCATCAACCGGTGATCGAACTGTCCGAGCGCCTGGTCAAGATGACCCCGGCAGGCCTCGACCGGGTGTTCTACGCCGACAATGGCTCTTCGTGCATCGAAGTCGCGCTGAAGATGAGCTTTCACTACTGGCTCAACGTCGGTAAACCGGCGAAGAAGCGCTTCGTCACCCTAAGCAACAGCTACCACGGCGAAACCATCGCGGCGATGTCGGTGGGCGATGTCGCGCTGTTTACCGACACCTACAAGGCGCTGCTGCTCGACACCATCAAGGTGCCCAGCCCGGACTGTTACCACCGCCCCGAAGGCGTGAGCTGGGAAGCCCACTCGCGGGTCATGTTCGCCCATATGGAGCAGACCCTCGCCGAGCACGGCCATGAGGTTGCCGCGGTGATAGTCGAGCCGCTGATTCAGGGCGCTGGCGGCATGCGCATGTACCACCCGATCTACCTCAAGCTGCTGCGTGAAGCATGCGACCGCTACGGCGTGCACCTGATCCACGACGAAATCGCCGTGGGCTTCGGCCGCACCGGGACGATGTTCGCCTGCGAACAGGCCGGCATCCGCCCGGACTTCCTCTGCCTGTCAAAAGCCCTCACCGGCGGCTACCTGCCGCTGGCCGCGTGCGTGACCACTGATGAGGTGTACCAGGCGTTCTATGACGATTACTCGACCCTGCGCGCCTTCCTGCATTCGCACAGCTACACCGGCAACCCGCTGGCCTGCGCGGCGGCCCTGGCGACTCTGGACATCTTCGAGCAGGACAACGTGATCGAAGCCAACAAAGCTTTGGCCGCGCGCATGGCCAGCGCCACGGCGCATCTGGCCGATCACCCGCATGTCGCCGAAGTACGCCAGACCGGTATGGCCCTGGCCATCGAGATGGTGCAGGACAAAGCCAGCAAAACCGCTTACCCCTGGCAGGAACGCCGCGGCCTCAAGGTGTTCCAGCATGCCCTTGAGCGTGGTGCGCTGCTGCGCCCGCTGGGCAGCGTGGTGTACTTCCTGCCACCCTACGTAATCACTCCCGAACAGATCGACTTCCTCGCCGAGGTGGCCACTGAAGGCATCGACATCGCCACCCGCACCTCGGTCAGCGTGGCAATGGGCAATAGCAATTACCCCGGCTTTCGCGACCCGGGCTAA